The genomic interval atctctccctcctcaccacaTCAGGTGGTCTCAATGTGGACCACCTTTAGTGCTGTTTGCTGATATAAAGAACCTGGTTTTGTTGACAACTAAGAAATGAGCTCCTTGTCAGATGCGCTCTAAGCAGACTGAGGCTTTCTTCCAGTCACTAACTCCATTACTGTGGGGCCTTGCTGGTGGCCCTTGTGAGCAGAGGAATGTTAATCCACTCACCTCGAGTATGAATCAACTCCAGGATTACCAAAACTGTCTGTGCCTCTAGCCTTTACAACCACCAGCTGCTCTCTGCTAAGGTCTGACTTCCAGACATTCAGAATGGGAGCTCAACATCAAATAGTTTTGAACTTTGGACCTGATGTTTTAGGTCAGGTCTAACTTGTGCACAGACCCAGAGTTAAGTAGAACgagatcagccaagacctcttaCTACTACATAACCATGTTATATTTTTCTACACTCCATTTTTCAACGTCATAACTTGTGATGTAGGGCTCAGGCTTTGTTTGGTTTCAATGGTTCATTGTTTCAGTATGGTTTTGATTCTGTGTAACTACTCCTCTGTGCCACCTGGAGAACAGTATTCTGTCCCATTGAAGTCTTCAGACTGGAGGTCACGCTGTCTTTTTAATCAATAAAGTCATGTTACTTTTTACACTTCTGTTATTGATCCAGCTCTAAAGTACAACGTTCTGTAAACCATCTTTACCCGTCTATCATGCAATCTCCATCTAACACACCAGCATAGACCATATCACATGAAGTTTGTACACAATGAAAAGTAAGTACTGATAAGAGGGCAGCTAAAGCCCCTTGTGTACTTGAAATAAGCAGTCCAGAAAACAAGGAGTCATGGAGATCTTTCCATGGAGTCGGTGCTTAGAGCACAGTTACAGTAGCTTAGTCAAGTGTGGTTGAGTTCCATTTCTACACAGTGCATCATCAGGTCCTCCGTTCTCTAGCTTGGGCAACATTATCTATCTTGAGAATCCTTATACAAAAGGTAAATTCACCAATACACTGATAGTTttacagtttacatacagtatttattttagaACAAGTTACTACTTGAGTACCATGGGCTCCCTCAGTTGAAGTCTACTGGCTTCAAAACCAATGTTGGATAGATGCATACATGAAGCCTAAGATGTTAAGGCAACAGTGTTATTCATTGAGAACATCAGGAATATTTAACTAGATTGTTTTTGACAACACATTTTATGAATAGCTCTGCCATGTTATTCATTGTCAGTCATCAAAAACATTAAATAGCAATTAGTGCAGTCTCAGTATACACGCTCAGTCATTTAAACATTGTACTGGATTGTCTTGACCAAAGACGGGTCAAACAGATTTTATGGCAGAACTATGTTGTCATAAATTATCTTAAGTTAGGTCAAGAATCAAGGCATTTCATCTACCCAGAGGATGAATGTCGTCAGATGTACAATTCATTCATATTGGGATGGGTGAAATGTGGCAGTATCCAGAGAGATGGATAAAACAGCGGAGGGGATCATCCACAGTAGATTGAATCATTTCCCCAGTGCAGAAGTACAGGTAACCTGTCATTAAGACATCAAGTGATCACTTTGAACAAACACGGTCAAACAAAgaaacaaattaagaaaaaacacCTGTGGCTTTTGTacccattgttttcagtgcatgTTCAGTAGTACCAGGAGAGGTCGTGTTCAGTAGTACCAGGAGAGGTCGTGTTCAGTAGAATCACGAAAGCAGCTCATTTGTCTTTGGACTTTTTTCCCTTAGGACTTCCTACCCTTGGGGACTTTCTACCCTTGGAGTTCACTTCACTCTTGGTCTTCTGCAGGCGGGAGAAGATCTCTTTGAACAGGGCCTTGTACTCTGGGGTGTTCTGGCCCAGCCTCTTGTCCACCTGGTCTACCTGCCGGCTGATGCCCTCCAGGGCCTCTGGGGTGGAGGGGGTCTGGGGCGGGGTGGGGGGTGCAGCAGCCATGGCTGAGGGGCCGGGCGTGGCCATGCCGTAGTCCTTCATGGAGGGGTCTCTGGAGACAGGGCGTGACGTCTGCACCCCCGCGTGGCACATGCTCTCCTCGTGGCGCCGGCACTTCCCCAGCAGCTCCTCGTATTTCTCTAGCAGGGCATGGTACTGCTCGTCCACTTCCCTCAGGATGGACATGCCCCGCTTGCGCACGCCATTGGCGTGGATTGCGTAGCTGCCCTGTCGCCTGCCAGAGGCGTCGCAGGCCGAGATGGCGTTGAGCGCCGTGTCGCTGCAGCTCTTCCTCACGGGGCCTCCCTGCTGCCCCCCTCCtcctgtcccctcccctccctccttttgCCCCGGTCCCTCCTCGGGTGTGTCGGTCTCGGGGGCATTGTTGAGCAGGGTCTGCTCCAGACCCTCATCCAACAGACAGACCCGGGACCTCCTCAGCTGCTGCATCTCCTGTAGCTCYGCCTCCAGCTCCTGCACTCGCAGCTGGCAGCCCTCAGCCCCCAGGAGGCGTTGTTCCATAAGCTCAAACTCCTGCAGCACAGCTGTGCactccctctctgccccctccctccGGCCCCGTTCTGCCACCATGGYGGACCTCAGGGAGGAGACCACACCCTTTAGACGCTCGTTCTCCTCGTCCAGCGGCCGGYGCTCACGCTCAGACACCAGGTCCACACTGCCGGGGTTGGCCACCAGRAAGCCATCCTCATACCTGTAGAGYGATACACCACACAGAGGAGCACAAGGATACAGCAGGGAGATTGCATTCTTATGTAATCTGAACACCATACATTCAGGTCATTTGGCAAATGTACTCAGCATATTAGCATACTTTCACAGAGTACTTGGACTTTTGAGAGAGACTACATAGAGCATTGCTCTTTACTGTACTTTGGTGCAGTGCAGAGTTCTTTAAGGCAGGGGAAGGAGTGGACAGTCTTGCGTCGCTCCCGCTTCTCTCTGTGGACCCTCAGCTCCTCTAGTGTACGTAGTTCCTCCACACGAGCTGTCATGGTATCCACCTGAGCCTGCAGTGTCTCCATGGTACCCGTCAACCTGGaagtgcgcgcacacacaaacgAAAGTGGACTAAATCTTATTTACAACATAATGTACAATACTGTACCGTGACGATACTGAG from Salvelinus sp. IW2-2015 unplaced genomic scaffold, ASM291031v2 Un_scaffold1391, whole genome shotgun sequence carries:
- the LOC112070691 gene encoding cerebellar degeneration-related protein 2-like, with amino-acid sequence MLRAGRMEEFVTEEDEPWYDQRDLEQGETDKELEDSLQQMYINNEEQVQEIEYLSKQLEMLREMNEQHAKVYEQLDVTARELEITNEKLVIESKASQQKIDRLTGTMETLQAQVDTMTARVEELRTLEELRVHREKRERRKTVHSFPCLKELCTAPKYEDGFLVANPGSVDLVSEREXRPLDEENERLKGVVSSLRSXMVAERGRREGAERECTAVLQEFELMEQRLLGAEGCQLRVQELEAELQEMQQLRRSRVCLLDEGLEQTLLNNAPETDTPEEGPGQKEGGEGTGGGGQQGGPVRKSCSDTALNAISACDASGRRQGSYAIHANGVRKRGMSILREVDEQYHALLEKYEELLGKCRRHEESMCHAGVQTSRPVSRDPSMKDYGMATPGPSAMAAAPPTPPQTPSTPEALEGISRQVDQVDKRLGQNTPEYKALFKEIFSRLQKTKSEVNSKGRKSPRVGSPKGKKSKDK